The proteins below come from a single Candidatus Hydrogenedentota bacterium genomic window:
- a CDS encoding AraC family transcriptional regulator, which translates to MQANAYTHSDGEAPASFHDPAWQAGTKKTPLENTPEIGAHAHDHLELQLIVSGRAIHRTQHYVTPVERGDMILIAPGQPHAFERIDGMHRIACVCLSEWFMHGSEDLWGAPGLLQLFLALDTPACASVFLVTHHRLSEGEFAVCFEEMRAMALELEREDPSLLYLRRCMDKLMLTVGRSYAEDEKSGSFRWLSRPITQALRIIENHAASNEPLRVSQLAGQCGLSPGYFSREFRKAVGSSPSQYFQRRRIQHASWLLLHTRQSISEIAYSLGFADVSHFERVFHVRRMMTPLAYRQRFVERAR; encoded by the coding sequence GTGCAGGCTAATGCGTACACGCACTCGGACGGCGAGGCTCCCGCTTCCTTCCATGACCCTGCGTGGCAAGCAGGGACAAAGAAGACGCCTCTTGAAAACACGCCGGAAATAGGGGCACACGCACACGATCACCTGGAGCTGCAGCTGATCGTCAGCGGAAGAGCCATACACCGCACCCAGCATTACGTGACGCCTGTAGAGCGGGGAGACATGATTCTCATTGCTCCGGGGCAGCCCCATGCCTTTGAACGGATCGATGGCATGCACCGGATCGCGTGCGTGTGTTTGTCGGAGTGGTTTATGCACGGCTCGGAGGACCTGTGGGGAGCGCCGGGCCTGCTGCAGCTTTTTCTGGCGCTGGACACCCCGGCGTGCGCCAGCGTGTTCCTGGTGACGCATCACAGGCTGAGTGAAGGGGAGTTCGCCGTATGTTTCGAAGAAATGCGGGCGATGGCGCTCGAGTTGGAACGCGAAGACCCGTCGCTGCTCTACCTCCGGCGGTGCATGGACAAACTGATGCTCACGGTGGGACGGTCCTATGCCGAGGATGAAAAGAGCGGCTCGTTTCGATGGTTGAGCCGCCCAATCACGCAGGCGCTCAGAATCATCGAAAATCACGCCGCCTCGAACGAGCCCCTCCGCGTATCGCAATTGGCCGGGCAATGCGGGCTGTCGCCGGGCTATTTCTCGCGCGAATTCAGGAAAGCCGTGGGAAGCTCCCCGTCCCAGTATTTCCAGCGCCGGCGCATTCAGCACGCCTCCTGGCTGCTATTGCATACGCGCCAATCCATTTCAGAGATAGCCTACTCGCTGGGCTTTGCGGACGTCTCGCACTTCGAGCGGGTGTTCCACGTGCGGCGCATGATGACCCCGCTCGCCTACCGCCAACGCTTCGTCGAACGCGCGAGATAG